From a region of the Streptomyces sp. Edi4 genome:
- a CDS encoding DUF6011 domain-containing protein, translated as MRCRQCGHPLRDTESRRWGLGPECRRGLHSAPTPQPFTVEQEQLPGVAMAP; from the coding sequence GTGCGTTGCCGCCAATGCGGCCATCCTCTGCGCGACACGGAGTCCCGCCGCTGGGGCCTAGGGCCGGAATGCCGCCGCGGCCTCCATTCCGCTCCCACCCCGCAGCCGTTCACGGTGGAGCAGGAGCAGCTCCCCGGCGTAGCGATGGCACCCTGA